In Synechococcus sp. KORDI-52, one genomic interval encodes:
- a CDS encoding chlorophyll a/b-binding protein: MASSTNNNDWFQDAAAAQIRSERLERAELLNGRTAMLGFVVGVLTEALTGHGIISQISFGVFGCN, from the coding sequence ATGGCTTCCTCTACGAACAACAACGACTGGTTTCAAGATGCGGCTGCCGCACAAATCCGCAGTGAGCGGTTGGAACGTGCGGAATTGCTCAACGGCCGTACTGCAATGCTCGGCTTTGTGGTGGGCGTTCTCACAGAAGCCCTGACCGGCCACGGAATCATCAGCCAGATCAGCTTCGGCGTCTTCGGCTGCAACTGA